ACGCCACGAGCGCGCGACGGAGCCCGGTCGCGCGGAGGGCGCGACCGGGCTCAGGGACGTGCGGGGACGGCGACCGCCTCGGGCGGTCGCCGCGGGATCAGGCGGGCACGCCCGCCAGCGCCTCGTCGAGCATCTGCCGGAACGCCGGCGTGATGACGGCCGCGTACTGCGGCGTCGTGTGGACGCTGTCGCGCTTGGTGGGCGTGCTGCCCACGAAGGACGGGCAGCGCTCCTCCCAGCAGAACAGCGACGAGGTGTCGACGTAGGCGACGCCGATCGCCTCCGCGGCGTCCCGCTGCGCACGGTCCCCCACCTTCCAGACGCCGGGGATCGAGGCCTGGCAGTCGGCGGGCGTCGAGACCTTCGTGGCGCACGTCTCGAGCGGCTGGCCGACGGGCGGCGAGGAGACCAGGACGACCTTCCCGACGCTGTCGCGCACCTGGCCGATGGTGCTCTGCACGCCCGTGGACCACTCGGACACGGCGTCGTCGCCGGTCGCCTTCGAGGCGAGCTTGAAGACCTGCCCGTAGCTGTTGCTGACGAACAGGATCTCCGGCTTCTCCTCCTGGATCGCGGCGATCGCCTGCTCGCGGAACTCCAGGCACCCGCCCTTGGTGGAGGCGTCCGGGAAGTCCCACTCGACGTCCATGACGGCGCAGCCGGCGTACGTGAGGCCGCGGATGTGGTGCGTCGCCTCGAACAGCGCGCGCACCGTGGGCAGCAGGGTGATGCCGGTCGAGTCGCCGAGCACCATGATCGTCGGCTTCCGGGTGTCGCCGAAGGAGCAGGAGCGCGGGTTCGCCGCGTCGGTGCGGCCGCAGCCCTGGCCGTCCTCGACGGGCACCGCCGACTTCTCGAGGCCGTCGATCGCGGGGTCGAGCGCGGGCCAGCTGGTCGCGCCGAGGGCATCGCGGATCTGGCCCTGCAGCGCGCCGAGGTCGCCGTCGGCGAGCACGGCGTCGACCGCGGGGTCCTCCTCGCCCGACGCGGCCGGTCCCGGCGAGAGGCGCGACGCCTCCTGGATCTCCTGCTGCCGCACGACGGCGAGGCTGATGAACGTGACCGTCAGGAGCGCGGCCGTGCCGAGGGCGGCGACCTTCGTGCTCGTGGACGCGCCGAAGCCCGGCCGGCGGCGCGCGCGCTTCTTCGTGCGGCGGTCCGCGGCGCCCGGCTCGAGCCAGTGCGAGCGGCGGATCGGGTCCTCGAGGCCGTGGTACGAGAGCACCGAGAGGCCGAGGGTCAGCACGAGCACGATGACCGGGTAGGCGAGCGTCGACGTGTCGGTGACGGCGGCGAGGATCACGATCACCGGGAAGTGCCAGAGGTAGAGCGAGTACGAGATGTCGCCGAGGTAGCGCGAGACCGGGTTCGTGAGCGGCCAGAGGAAGCGCTGGGCCCCGCCCGTGCCCCCCGCGATCACGAGCGCGGCGCCCACGACGGGGATCACGGACCCGGGCGCGGGGATGGGCGACTCGCTGCTCAGCGCGAACAGCCCGTACGCGATGACCGCGAGGCCCGCGTAGGCCAGGACGGGACGGGCGGCGTCCGGGATGCGGCGCAGCAGCGGCGTCGCGACGGCGAGCAGCGCGCCGACGCCGAGCTCCCACGCGCGGGAGAACGTGGAGAAGTACGCGACGGCCGCGTTCCCGGCGGTGTCGGCCATGGCCCACGCGAACGATCCGACCGTGACGACGACGAGGATCGCGGCGAGGATCCCCCGGTAGCGCCCCGGCCCGCGGAAGCGCAGCGAGAGCGCGAGGCCGAGCGTGAGGAGGATCGGCCAGACGACGTAGAACTGCTCCTCGACGCCGAGCGACCAGTAGTGCTGGACGGGCGAGACGGCGCTGTCGGCGGCCCAGTAGTCGGTGTCGGTCGCGGCGAAGCGCCAGTTGGCGACGAAGAAGAACGCCGCGACGCTGTCCCACGCGATCGCCGAGGCGCGCCCGGAGAGGAACACCATCCAGCTCGCGAGCACGGTGACGAGGAGCACGGCGGTCGAGGCCGGGAGGATGCGCTTGACGCGCTTGCGGTAGAACTCGGCGAACGAGATTCGGCCGCGCTTGTCGTGCTGGCGCAGCAGCAGCGACGTGATGATGAAGCCCGAGATCACGAAGAAGACGTCGACGCCGAGGAAGCCGCCGGACGGCCACGCGAGCAGGTGGTCGAGGATGACCGCGACCACGGCGAGGGCGCGCAGGCCCTGGATGTCTCCGCGGAACGACCTCGTGCTCGATCCCTCCGGCGCGACCGTCGTGGATCGGCTCGTGCGGCTGGGGCGGGTGCTGGTCATCGTGTCCTCGCGGCTGGGCGGCGGGGCCGACGCGCGCGCGGACGCCTCGTCGGCGGGTGGCCGGTGGCGGTCGTCGGTCGCCCTCGGGGCGCCCGCGACCGGGGTGATTTCGGTACCCATGGTAATCGAGCGGACATCGCCGTGGCGGTCCGGACGGCGGCGTGCTAGGGCGGCGGCGGACCCCAGTCCGAGGGGGGGGGCGCGCGATCGGGCGCATGCCGCTGGGCAGTCGATCGCGTGCGCCGGGAGGACGACGCGGGAGTAGGGCGGATGGGACTTGAACCCATGACCGACGGATTATGAGTCCGCTGCTCTGACCAGCTGAGCTACCGCCCCGAGGCGGGTGGGCTAGGCGGCGCCTGAGCCGTCCGCCACGCCGCGTGCCTCGTCCGTGACCGGCGCGGCCACTGACTCGCCACGATACAGGCTCTCGAACGTCGAGATCGTGCGCTCGATGTCGTGCGTGGCGACCACCGCGAGGCTCTCGCGCTTCATGCGCTGGAGCTCCTCCTCGGGCAGCTCGAGCACGCACCGCAGCTTCGCGGCGAGGTCGTCGACGTCGCCGGGACGGAACAGGTAGCCGTTCTCGCCGTCGTGCACGAGGTGCGGGAGGGCCATGGCGTCGGCGGCCACGACGGGCAGCGCAGAGGCCATCGCCTCCATCGTCACGATGGACTGCAGCTCGGCGATGCTCGGCATCGCCAGCACGGTCGCGCGCGTGTAGGCGCGGCGCAGCTCCTCGTCGGAGACGTAGCCGGTGAACGTGGTGCGGTCGGTGATCCCGAGGTCGGCGGCGAGCTTCTCGAGCGCCGTCTTCTGGTCTCCCCCGCCGACGATCTCGAGCTCCGCGTCGAGCGCCTGCGGCAGGATCGCGAACGCGCGCAGGAGCACGTCGATCTGCTTCTCCCCCGTCACGCGTCCGACGAAGACGATGCGGTTGCGGGTGCGCGGGGCGAAGTCGGGCGTGTAGTTGGCGGCGTCGATGCCGCAGGAGATCGCGATGACCCCCTGGAGCCCCGTGTAGCGCTCGAGGAACTGAGCGGCGCGACGCGTCGGCGTGGTGACGGCCTCGGCGCGCCCGAAGGTGCGGCGCGCGGCCTTCCACGCCATGGAGATGGCCTTGTCCTGCCACGCCACCGGCAGCAGCGTGTGCTGGAGCATGTTCTCCGGCATGAAGTGGTTGGTGCCGATGATGCGGATCCCGCGCTTCTCGGCCTCGATGCTGAGGCCGCGGCCCGTGACGATGTGCGACTGGAAGTGCACGACGTCGGGCTGGACGGCGTCGAGGATCCGCGCGCTGTTCTGGTTGATGTTCCACGGCAGCGCGAACCGCAGCCAGTCGTGCGGGTACCAGCGCCAGCTGCGGAGGCGGTGCGCCGTCATCTCCTGGCCGTCGTGGACCTCGGTCCACGTGCCGTGCTTGCGGCTGGCCGCCGGCGCGACGATGTGGACCTCGTGGCCGCGGCGGACGAGCCCTCCCGCGAGGCGCTCGGCGAAGCGGGCGGCGCCGTTCACGTCCGGCGGGAACGTGTCCGCGCCGATGAGGATGCGCAGCGGTCGACCGGGGGTCGCCGGCTCGCGCGGGGTCTGCCCTGAGGTGTTCGGCAAGAAGTGTCTCTCCAGTGGTGTCGGCGTCCGGCGCGCGTCACGTGGATCCGGGTGGCGCGGGCCGGGTGTCGCAGAGCAACGTATCGCACGGGCCCCGGGACGGGCCGACGGCGCACCGGGCTGCGGGGAGGCGTGCTCAGGGTCCGCGCCGCGCACTGTCACGCGGCCGCAGGCCGGTCAGGACGCGTGCGGGTGGTGCTTCGCGAGCTGGAACACGCCGGCGACCGCCACGGCGCCCGCGACGAGGAAGGCCACGCCCGCGTAGAGCGGCGCGTCCGCGGCCTCGCCGAGGACGGTCACGCCGATGCAGACGGCGACGAGCGGGTCGACGACCGTGAGGCCCGCGATGACGAGGTCGGGCGGTCCCGACGAGTACGCGGTCTGCACGAAGTACGCCCCGAGCAGCGTCGCGGCGATGAGCGCCACGATGCACACGGCCGTGAGCACGTCGAAGTCGCCCGTCGTGAGGCGGTTGATGACGACCTTGGCGAGCGTGGCGACGAAGCCGTAGAGCACGCCCGCGCTGATGATGTAGAAGATCGCCTGCACGTGGCGGCGGAAGTAGAGGAAGAGGCCGCCGAGCAGCGCGAGCACGACCGCGAGGATCACCAGGATCGTGATGAGCTCGGGCGTGCGGATGGGCGTCTCCTTCGCGAAGACGGCCGCGAAGATCACGAACAGGCCCACGCCGCCGATGCAGAGCGCGACCGCCCGCTTGGCCTTGAGGTCGAGTCGCTTGCCCGTGGCGCGGGAGTTGAGGATGGCCGTGACCACGAGCGCGACCGCGCCGAGCGGCTGCACCACGATGAGCGGCGCGAGGCGCAGGCTCGCGAGCTGGAAGACGATGGCGAGGCCGAGCATCACGGTGCCCGCGACCCAGGACGGGCGGCCGAGCAGCGCGCCCAGCTGGCGGAGGCTGAGGCCCGCCGTGCTCTTCGTCCCGCGCGCCTCCATCTTCGCCACGCCCTGCGACTGCAGCTGCGCGCCGAGGGACAGGAAGACCGCGCCGACGAGCGCGATCGGGATCCCGAGCGCCTGGTAGGGGGTCAACGAGGCGGCCTGGAGGACGGGGCTGGCGTCGAAGGGCACGCCCCGACCCTACCCGGCGGTCCGCCTATCATCGGCAGCATGGCCGTCCTCCCCATCCGGATCACCGGAGACCCCGTCCTGCACGCCCTTGCCCGCGAGGTGGAGGCGTTCGACGACGACCTGCGCGCCCTCGTGGCGGACATGTTCGAGACCATGGACGAGGCGCCGGGCGTGGGACTCGCGGCGCCCCAGGTGGGCGTGCCGCTGCGCGTGTTCGTGTACTCCTACGAGACCGACGAGGGCGAGCCGCTGCGGGGCGTCGCCGTCAACCCGGACCTCTTCATCACGCCCGTCGCCGTGCGCGAGGCCGACGAGGACACCGAGGAGGAGGGCTGCCTGTCCTTCCCGGGCGAGCGCTTCCCGCTGGTGCGCGCCGACCGGGCGATCCTCCGCGCGGTCGACCTCGACGGCCGGCCGTTCGAGATCGAGGCGGCCGGGTGGTTCGCGCGGATCCTGCAGCACGAGTTCGACCACCTCGACGGGCTGCTGTACACCGACCGGCTCGAGCACGAGCACGTGAAGCCCGTGGCGAAGATCATCCGGAAGAGCGGCTGGGGCGTGCCCGGGCAGTCGTGGCTGCCGGGGCGCGACCACCTCGAGGACTGAGGGACGCGCCCGGCGGCGACCCGGTGACCGGAGGCGCCCGATTTCTTTGCTACGCTTTCCAGGTTGCTCCACGTGATCCTCGATAGCTCAATTGGCAGAGCAGCCGGCTGTTAACCGGCAGGTTGTTGGTTCGAGTCCAACTCGGGGAGCGAAGGCCTCGCGGCTCCACCCGCGGGGCCTTTTACTTTGCGCCTCCAGCGCTCGTCCTCCGCCGATCCCGACCGCCATCCCCCGCGCCGGGTAGCGTCGGGCCATGGGGATGTTCCAGGTCGTGGTCGCGCGTCCGAACGACGCGGACCGGCTGTGGCCGCTGCTCGACGAGGACCTGCGGACGCGCGAGGCCGCGCCCGACGACGCGGCCCTCGATCCGGTCGCCGACGCGATCCTCGCCCGCCCCGCCAACGGGCCGGCTGACTCGCTGCGCGTCCTCGAGGCCCGGCGCGAGCGCATCGTGCGGCTCGTGTCCGATCCCCTGCGCCCGGTGCTCATCGCCTACTCGGGGATCCGCGCGGTCGGCTTCGCGCTCATGGACCGCAACGGGGTCGATGGCCTGGCCTTCACCGCGTCCGGCTGGCGTGGCCTCGGGGTCGAGGAGGAGATCCGGGCGGCCGCTCCCCTGCTGCTGCGCTGAGCCGCGCGCCCGGCGGCAGCCCCCGACTACTCGACGGGCAGCAGGTAGGTCGGGCTCGGCACGGCGATGACGGCGGGCGCCGCGGTGGGCAGCCCGGTCGCCGGGTCGAGCCGGAACGAGGCGACCGTGCCGGATGCCTGGTTCGCCACGTGCAGCCGGTCGTCGACGATCACGTGGTGGCGCGGCATCTCGCCGCCGCAGTCGAACGCGGCGACGGGGGCGAGCGCGCCGTCGGCGGAGATGCCGACCACCGCGATCCGCTCGGAGCCGCGGAGGCCGACGTAGGCGAGGCGCTCGTCGGCGGAGACGCGCACCTCGGCCGCGGAGTCGCGCGCGTCCGGCTCGGCCGCGCAGGCGGTGGAGGCGGCGACGCGCCAGGACGCGCCCGTGCCCTCGAGCGCGTGCAGGGTGCCGTCGAGCTCGCCGACGAGGAGCACGCGGCCCGACGACAGCAGCGCCATGTGGCGCGGTCCCGTCCCCGGCGGCAGCGCGAGGGAGTCGATGCGGTCGAGCCGGCCGTCGCGGAGCGCATGCACGAACACGGCGTCGGTGCCGAGGTCGGCGCTGAGGACGATGCCGCCGCCGACGTGGAGCGTGGCGTGCGCGTGCGGGCCGTCCTGCTGGGGGCGAGGACCGGATCCCTCGGAGGCGAGCAGCTGCACCGCCTCACCGAGGGTGCCGTCGTCCGCGATCGGGTGGACGGCGACGGTGCCGTCCCCGTAGTGCGAGGTGAGGAGCAGGCCGTCGACGACGTGGAGGTGGCAGGGACCGGATCCGCCGCTCGCCCGGCCGCCCGCCCACTGGAGCGAGCCGCCGGGTCCGCGTCGGAACG
The genomic region above belongs to Clavibacter phaseoli and contains:
- a CDS encoding acyltransferase family protein, which gives rise to MTSTRPSRTSRSTTVAPEGSSTRSFRGDIQGLRALAVVAVILDHLLAWPSGGFLGVDVFFVISGFIITSLLLRQHDKRGRISFAEFYRKRVKRILPASTAVLLVTVLASWMVFLSGRASAIAWDSVAAFFFVANWRFAATDTDYWAADSAVSPVQHYWSLGVEEQFYVVWPILLTLGLALSLRFRGPGRYRGILAAILVVVTVGSFAWAMADTAGNAAVAYFSTFSRAWELGVGALLAVATPLLRRIPDAARPVLAYAGLAVIAYGLFALSSESPIPAPGSVIPVVGAALVIAGGTGGAQRFLWPLTNPVSRYLGDISYSLYLWHFPVIVILAAVTDTSTLAYPVIVLVLTLGLSVLSYHGLEDPIRRSHWLEPGAADRRTKKRARRRPGFGASTSTKVAALGTAALLTVTFISLAVVRQQEIQEASRLSPGPAASGEEDPAVDAVLADGDLGALQGQIRDALGATSWPALDPAIDGLEKSAVPVEDGQGCGRTDAANPRSCSFGDTRKPTIMVLGDSTGITLLPTVRALFEATHHIRGLTYAGCAVMDVEWDFPDASTKGGCLEFREQAIAAIQEEKPEILFVSNSYGQVFKLASKATGDDAVSEWSTGVQSTIGQVRDSVGKVVLVSSPPVGQPLETCATKVSTPADCQASIPGVWKVGDRAQRDAAEAIGVAYVDTSSLFCWEERCPSFVGSTPTKRDSVHTTPQYAAVITPAFRQMLDEALAGVPA
- a CDS encoding glycosyltransferase; the protein is MPNTSGQTPREPATPGRPLRILIGADTFPPDVNGAARFAERLAGGLVRRGHEVHIVAPAASRKHGTWTEVHDGQEMTAHRLRSWRWYPHDWLRFALPWNINQNSARILDAVQPDVVHFQSHIVTGRGLSIEAEKRGIRIIGTNHFMPENMLQHTLLPVAWQDKAISMAWKAARRTFGRAEAVTTPTRRAAQFLERYTGLQGVIAISCGIDAANYTPDFAPRTRNRIVFVGRVTGEKQIDVLLRAFAILPQALDAELEIVGGGDQKTALEKLAADLGITDRTTFTGYVSDEELRRAYTRATVLAMPSIAELQSIVTMEAMASALPVVAADAMALPHLVHDGENGYLFRPGDVDDLAAKLRCVLELPEEELQRMKRESLAVVATHDIERTISTFESLYRGESVAAPVTDEARGVADGSGAA
- a CDS encoding DMT family transporter codes for the protein MPFDASPVLQAASLTPYQALGIPIALVGAVFLSLGAQLQSQGVAKMEARGTKSTAGLSLRQLGALLGRPSWVAGTVMLGLAIVFQLASLRLAPLIVVQPLGAVALVVTAILNSRATGKRLDLKAKRAVALCIGGVGLFVIFAAVFAKETPIRTPELITILVILAVVLALLGGLFLYFRRHVQAIFYIISAGVLYGFVATLAKVVINRLTTGDFDVLTAVCIVALIAATLLGAYFVQTAYSSGPPDLVIAGLTVVDPLVAVCIGVTVLGEAADAPLYAGVAFLVAGAVAVAGVFQLAKHHPHAS
- the def gene encoding peptide deformylase, which encodes MAVLPIRITGDPVLHALAREVEAFDDDLRALVADMFETMDEAPGVGLAAPQVGVPLRVFVYSYETDEGEPLRGVAVNPDLFITPVAVREADEDTEEEGCLSFPGERFPLVRADRAILRAVDLDGRPFEIEAAGWFARILQHEFDHLDGLLYTDRLEHEHVKPVAKIIRKSGWGVPGQSWLPGRDHLED
- a CDS encoding lactonase family protein, coding for MTPEEAAVPEVSMWAGGYTADAGGSGIGITGLAIDALTGELAVVGTAVETPSPSFLLAHDDMVYAVGEASDRVEAFRRGPGGSLQWAGGRASGGSGPCHLHVVDGLLLTSHYGDGTVAVHPIADDGTLGEAVQLLASEGSGPRPQQDGPHAHATLHVGGGIVLSADLGTDAVFVHALRDGRLDRIDSLALPPGTGPRHMALLSSGRVLLVGELDGTLHALEGTGASWRVAASTACAAEPDARDSAAEVRVSADERLAYVGLRGSERIAVVGISADGALAPVAAFDCGGEMPRHHVIVDDRLHVANQASGTVASFRLDPATGLPTAAPAVIAVPSPTYLLPVE